The Trueperaceae bacterium genome includes a window with the following:
- a CDS encoding ABC transporter permease: MFLASLRRNKLALFGGAWLVLTCGIILLEPLLPLPSPTRIDLANTFAPPSASHLLGTDENGRDVLARLIDGGRVSILVGLVAALLTMIVGGTLGVVSGYAGGAIDRVIMRVTDGVLSIPVFFLLLAVVALFGSSITVLVLALSFTRWMGPARLIRGEIMRVKELEYAAAVRGLGAGHLRIMFRHLLPQAMPSLIVATSIGVGNVMLVEAGLSFLGLGITPPTPSWGNMLTASQFYMWSAPQLAVYPGLMILLTVLAFNAVGDVIRDTLDPRRRAGGE; encoded by the coding sequence GTGTTCCTTGCCAGCCTGCGGCGCAACAAGTTGGCGCTCTTCGGTGGGGCGTGGCTCGTCCTCACCTGTGGAATCATCCTGCTCGAGCCGCTACTCCCCTTGCCCTCGCCAACGCGCATCGACCTCGCCAACACGTTCGCCCCTCCCAGCGCAAGCCACCTGCTGGGGACGGACGAGAACGGGCGCGACGTTCTTGCCCGCCTCATCGACGGGGGCCGCGTATCGATCCTCGTGGGTCTGGTAGCCGCCCTGCTCACCATGATCGTGGGAGGAACGCTAGGGGTGGTGTCGGGATACGCCGGCGGCGCGATCGACCGGGTGATCATGCGGGTCACGGACGGCGTCTTGTCGATCCCGGTCTTCTTCCTGCTCTTAGCGGTAGTAGCCCTGTTCGGCTCGAGCATCACGGTGCTGGTCCTCGCGCTCTCGTTCACACGCTGGATGGGTCCGGCGAGGTTGATCCGCGGCGAGATCATGCGGGTCAAGGAGTTGGAGTACGCGGCCGCAGTGAGGGGCCTGGGCGCAGGTCATCTACGCATCATGTTCCGCCACCTGTTGCCACAGGCGATGCCGTCGCTGATAGTCGCCACCTCCATCGGCGTTGGGAACGTCATGCTCGTCGAGGCGGGCCTTAGTTTCCTCGGGCTGGGCATCACTCCTCCGACGCCCTCGTGGGGCAACATGCTCACAGCCAGCCAGTTCTACATGTGGTCGGCGCCGCAACTCGCCGTCTACCCCGGATTGATGATCCTGCTGACCGTGCTGGCGTTCAACGCCGTTGGCGACGTCATCCGTGACACGCTCGACCCTCGCCGCCGCGCCGGTGGGGAGTGA
- a CDS encoding D-2-hydroxyacid dehydrogenase produces the protein MSGHDQEARQFHVLVSHIYEEHYVEELRRLFPAVEFTQLPPTAPWPDRTPTADAMLYAGLRKPDLSALLRHAPRLRWLHTGSAGFDWVMVPEIEAQGIVVTRSADVMSIPIAEFVLAAMLSHAKNLARLAEAQAQHEWILPLHQELHGKEALVVGAGSIGTRVAGLCRAFGMRVVGVNRSGDMVPGFDAVHGADSLDGLLPSAHYVVLTAPGTSETRGMFGSRRFSLMRQGAYLVNVARGSLVVEDALIAALASGRLAGACLDAFAVEPLPADSRLWETEGVLVSPHTSYRTPEIRRRVFEEFAANLGAFMTGAPLKGRMRNPELGY, from the coding sequence GTGTCGGGTCACGACCAAGAAGCAAGACAGTTCCACGTGCTGGTGAGTCACATATACGAAGAGCACTATGTCGAGGAACTCAGGCGCCTGTTCCCGGCCGTTGAGTTCACGCAGTTGCCGCCAACGGCGCCGTGGCCCGACCGGACGCCGACCGCGGACGCCATGTTGTATGCGGGCCTTAGGAAGCCGGACTTGAGTGCGCTGCTTCGGCACGCGCCGCGCCTCAGATGGCTTCACACCGGTTCCGCCGGCTTCGATTGGGTGATGGTCCCTGAGATCGAGGCTCAGGGGATCGTCGTGACGCGGTCCGCAGACGTGATGAGCATCCCGATCGCCGAGTTCGTCCTTGCCGCGATGTTGAGTCACGCCAAGAACCTGGCCCGGTTAGCCGAAGCTCAAGCGCAGCACGAGTGGATCCTCCCTCTACATCAAGAACTGCACGGCAAGGAGGCCCTCGTCGTTGGCGCAGGCAGCATCGGAACGCGTGTGGCGGGGCTTTGTCGTGCGTTCGGCATGCGGGTGGTCGGCGTGAACCGCAGCGGAGACATGGTCCCGGGGTTCGATGCCGTCCATGGCGCCGACTCGCTCGATGGTCTGTTGCCTAGCGCCCATTACGTGGTGCTGACGGCCCCCGGGACCAGCGAGACTCGAGGGATGTTCGGCTCCCGGCGTTTCTCACTCATGCGCCAGGGCGCCTACCTTGTGAACGTGGCGCGCGGCAGCCTGGTGGTCGAGGACGCGCTCATCGCCGCGCTTGCCTCGGGCCGGTTGGCGGGGGCCTGCCTCGATGCCTTCGCCGTTGAGCCGCTTCCTGCCGACAGCCGACTGTGGGAGACGGAAGGCGTGCTCGTGAGTCCCCACACCTCGTACCGCACGCCCGAGATCCGCCGTCGGGTGTTCGAGGAGTTCGCGGCTAACCTAGGTGCGTTCATGACAGGTGCCCCGTTGAAGGGACGCATGCGCAACCCCGAGCTTGGTTACTGA
- a CDS encoding carbohydrate ABC transporter permease, which yields MLPRRWPIHLLLGLACLLVMAPVLFALIKSTQSNAAVLTPSLVPGSELIANVEAVWVKARLGMFIRNSLFIALVVTLGKTFTALLAGLALVYFDFRFKGLVFILILLTLMMPTEVLIVPLFDLISQRPPASWAAFWAWLQNPAKVFLQPLPHGFGWSNTFLALTIPFLASATGIFLFRQHFLSIPRELADAAKMDGAGPLRFLARILVPMSANTIGALAVIQFVYVWDQYLWPRVIIRREELQVVQVGLNLIIGTGEGVQWGYVMAGALITILPPLLVFMLLQEQFMRGFALSQSK from the coding sequence ATGCTGCCCCGGCGCTGGCCCATCCACCTCCTCCTCGGCCTGGCGTGCCTACTCGTGATGGCCCCGGTGCTCTTCGCGCTCATCAAGTCGACGCAGTCGAACGCCGCCGTCCTGACCCCCAGCCTCGTACCCGGCAGCGAGCTCATCGCCAACGTGGAGGCCGTGTGGGTGAAGGCCCGCCTCGGCATGTTCATCCGCAACTCGCTCTTCATCGCGCTGGTCGTCACCCTCGGCAAGACGTTCACCGCGCTGTTGGCAGGCCTCGCCCTCGTCTACTTCGACTTCCGGTTCAAGGGGCTGGTCTTCATCCTCATCCTCCTGACCCTGATGATGCCGACCGAGGTCCTGATCGTCCCCCTCTTCGACCTCATCTCGCAGCGACCACCCGCGTCGTGGGCGGCGTTCTGGGCGTGGCTGCAGAACCCCGCCAAGGTGTTCCTCCAACCGCTCCCGCACGGCTTCGGCTGGTCCAACACCTTCCTCGCCCTCACCATCCCGTTCCTAGCGTCCGCCACCGGCATCTTCCTCTTCCGCCAGCACTTCCTCTCCATCCCGCGCGAACTGGCGGACGCCGCCAAGATGGACGGCGCCGGCCCCCTCCGCTTCCTCGCCCGCATACTCGTCCCCATGAGCGCCAACACCATCGGCGCGCTGGCGGTCATCCAGTTCGTCTACGTGTGGGACCAGTACCTGTGGCCGCGCGTCATCATCCGGCGCGAGGAGCTGCAGGTGGTCCAGGTGGGGTTGAACCTCATAATCGGGACCGGCGAGGGGGTGCAGTGGGGTTACGTGATGGCCGGCGCCCTCATCACCATCCTGCCGCCGCTGCTCGTCTTCATGCTGCTGCAGGAACAGTTCATGCGCGGGTTCGCGTTGTCGCAGAGCAAGTAG
- a CDS encoding sugar ABC transporter permease, which translates to MRGSPVFRSRSLPWLLLLPTLIILLVFLYFPVIQSFVLSLYRSNLFLGTQKYIGLENFGNIFTGVLAPGFRQVLLQTLLFSGVVVIAGLAVSLTLATLANQPVKGARVYRLLLIWPFALSPAVAGTIFLFMFNPEVGVVNQLLNATFGIKPRWLDTPLLAFAVVSMAAIWKNLGYNIVFYLAALQNVPAELGEAAQIDGATPLQRFFAITFPLLSPMTFFLFFTNLVYAFFDTFGLIDILTAGGPVGSPPFDQAGVTTTFIYKVYQDGFGGAANLGFAAAESVVLLLLVGFITILQFRFGGRRVYYGGA; encoded by the coding sequence ATGAGAGGTAGCCCCGTCTTCAGGAGCCGCTCCCTGCCGTGGCTGCTGCTCCTGCCGACCCTGATCATCCTGCTGGTCTTCCTGTACTTCCCCGTCATCCAGTCGTTCGTGCTCAGCCTCTACCGCAGCAACCTGTTCCTCGGCACGCAGAAGTACATCGGGCTCGAGAACTTCGGCAACATCTTCACGGGCGTCCTGGCGCCCGGGTTCCGCCAGGTGCTGCTCCAGACGCTGCTGTTCAGCGGCGTGGTCGTGATCGCCGGCCTCGCCGTCAGCCTCACGCTGGCGACGCTCGCGAACCAGCCGGTCAAGGGCGCGCGCGTCTACCGCCTACTCCTGATCTGGCCGTTCGCACTCTCCCCCGCCGTGGCGGGCACCATCTTCCTGTTCATGTTCAACCCCGAGGTCGGGGTCGTGAACCAGCTCCTCAACGCCACCTTCGGCATCAAGCCCCGCTGGCTCGACACGCCGCTGCTGGCCTTCGCCGTCGTGAGCATGGCGGCCATCTGGAAGAACCTCGGCTACAACATCGTGTTCTACCTGGCGGCGCTGCAGAACGTGCCGGCCGAGCTCGGCGAGGCGGCGCAGATAGACGGCGCCACGCCGCTGCAACGCTTCTTCGCCATCACCTTCCCGCTGCTCTCGCCCATGACGTTCTTCCTCTTCTTCACGAACCTCGTGTACGCCTTCTTCGACACCTTCGGCCTCATCGACATCCTCACCGCCGGTGGACCGGTCGGCTCACCGCCCTTCGACCAGGCGGGCGTCACCACCACGTTCATCTACAAGGTGTACCAGGACGGCTTCGGCGGCGCCGCCAACCTCGGTTTCGCGGCGGCCGAGAGCGTCGTGCTCCTGCTGCTCGTGGGCTTCATCACCATCCTGCAGTTCCGCTTCGGCGGGCGGCGCGTGTACTACGGAGGCGCGTGA
- a CDS encoding extracellular solute-binding protein: protein MKRIVVAVVALMTLSMVLAQTEIEFWYAFSDANRSGWIQDRMSEFNAQLAADGRPYVMVGERKGSYPETQQAAVLAARQGNPPHLVQLYEVGSQIAVDSGIFIPVGELGDFDTADYIAPVLNYYTIGGQVYSIPFNSSSPILYANKSLMDAAGVAAVPTTFGEIEAACDAAAAAGVLTSDVKCFGVSLNGWFLEQWVAEQGAMLTNNDNGRSARATEVLLTSDAVKNVFNFFKTMNDKGYYTYTGKLEDWDGSDAIFTNGKVMFHITSTADLVNITNAIGGGFDMVTGMLPIPDGTTRNGVVIGGASVWVVRDHPMEELLVARDFVLYMTNPENMVSWHKATGYYPVRVSSVDLLREEGWFKEFPNASTAFDQLLETIPNTATAGALMGTFQATRTIVEQAIQKVLAGASVDSALEEAKKLADAALAEYNANF from the coding sequence ATGAAGCGGATCGTCGTTGCCGTTGTCGCCCTCATGACGCTGTCGATGGTGTTGGCGCAGACGGAGATCGAGTTCTGGTACGCCTTCAGCGACGCCAACCGTTCCGGTTGGATCCAGGATCGCATGAGCGAGTTCAACGCTCAACTCGCCGCGGACGGCCGGCCATACGTGATGGTGGGAGAACGCAAGGGGAGCTACCCCGAGACGCAGCAGGCGGCCGTCCTGGCCGCGCGCCAAGGCAACCCGCCGCACCTCGTGCAGCTGTACGAGGTCGGTAGCCAGATCGCCGTCGACTCTGGCATCTTCATCCCCGTCGGCGAGCTCGGCGACTTCGACACCGCCGACTACATCGCGCCCGTCCTCAACTACTACACCATCGGCGGGCAGGTCTACTCGATACCCTTCAACTCCTCCAGCCCCATCCTCTACGCCAACAAGTCGCTGATGGACGCCGCCGGCGTCGCCGCCGTGCCCACCACCTTCGGCGAGATCGAGGCCGCGTGCGACGCCGCCGCGGCGGCGGGCGTCCTGACGTCCGACGTCAAGTGCTTCGGCGTGAGCCTCAACGGCTGGTTCCTCGAGCAGTGGGTGGCCGAGCAGGGCGCCATGCTCACCAACAACGACAACGGCCGCTCGGCGCGCGCCACCGAGGTCCTGCTCACCTCCGACGCCGTCAAGAACGTCTTCAACTTCTTCAAGACGATGAACGACAAGGGCTACTACACCTACACCGGCAAGCTCGAGGACTGGGACGGCTCCGACGCCATCTTCACCAACGGCAAGGTCATGTTCCACATCACCTCGACGGCCGACCTCGTCAACATCACCAACGCCATCGGCGGCGGCTTCGACATGGTGACGGGCATGCTGCCCATCCCCGACGGCACCACGCGCAACGGCGTAGTGATAGGCGGCGCCAGCGTGTGGGTCGTGCGCGACCACCCGATGGAGGAACTCCTCGTCGCTCGCGACTTCGTCCTCTACATGACCAACCCGGAGAACATGGTGTCGTGGCACAAGGCCACGGGCTACTACCCCGTGCGCGTGAGCAGCGTCGACCTCCTCCGCGAGGAGGGCTGGTTCAAGGAGTTCCCGAACGCCAGCACCGCCTTCGATCAGCTGCTGGAGACCATCCCCAACACCGCCACCGCCGGCGCGTTGATGGGCACCTTCCAGGCCACCCGCACCATCGTCGAGCAGGCCATCCAGAAGGTGCTGGCCGGCGCCAGCGTCGACTCCGCGCTCGAGGAGGCCAAGAAGCTCGCCGACGCTGCGCTCGCCGAGTACAACGCCAACTTCTGA
- the msrB gene encoding peptide-methionine (R)-S-oxide reductase MsrB: protein MSRDEETRTEKPAELRARLGALAWHVTQEAGTEAPFSGEFWDNFAAGAYHCVVCGALLFEGGDKFRSDCGWPSFSQVASQGRVTTTEDRSHGMLRTEVNCARCGAHLGHVFPDGPAPTGLRYCINSVALSFDPRD from the coding sequence ATGAGCAGAGACGAGGAGACCCGCACGGAGAAGCCGGCCGAGCTGCGCGCGCGCCTCGGCGCCCTCGCTTGGCACGTCACGCAGGAGGCAGGAACCGAGGCGCCCTTCAGCGGCGAGTTCTGGGATAACTTCGCCGCCGGCGCCTACCACTGCGTCGTGTGCGGCGCCCTCCTGTTCGAGGGCGGCGACAAGTTCCGCTCCGACTGCGGCTGGCCGAGCTTCTCCCAGGTGGCGAGCCAGGGGCGCGTCACGACCACGGAGGACCGCAGCCACGGCATGCTGCGCACGGAGGTCAACTGCGCGCGCTGCGGCGCCCACCTCGGTCACGTGTTCCCGGACGGTCCGGCGCCCACCGGACTGCGCTACTGCATCAACTCGGTTGCCCTGAGCTTCGACCCGCGCGACTGA
- a CDS encoding ABC transporter permease produces the protein MTPLELVATAIQNTFRSKVRTTLTALAIFVGAFTLTLTNGLGTGITRYIDGQILGLGGQDLMAVSKSSGDGGAFGQTDGPKEYDPERAVIQVGPGFNLEALDEADLALMRGLPGVASVEPVRLVAPRYVQHGDGKRYELFVSPAPSGLTVDLAAGAQISPAGVSEPRGGGAPLPELLLPLAYVTPLGFASPAEAVGATLTIGVADRFAKLHVVEAVVAGVQQPSLFGDAVAASTPLVDALYAAQTTGLPAAVTGVFRGATIHMTPSLGRDGVAALKAALREHGMLGRTLADQLGAVNSVIMGLVGVLNAFAGIALLAAGFGIVNTLFMAVQERTSEIGLMKAMGMGAGRIFALFSTEAVVIGFLGSAVGALAAIALGTIVSDRLARGPLADLSGLRVLAFDPLQVLGVTLVVMTIAFLAGTLPARRAARQNPIDALRYE, from the coding sequence GTGACGCCACTCGAGCTCGTCGCCACGGCCATCCAGAACACCTTCCGCAGCAAGGTCCGCACGACGCTCACGGCGCTGGCTATCTTCGTCGGCGCGTTCACGCTCACACTCACGAACGGCCTCGGCACGGGCATCACGCGCTACATCGACGGTCAGATCCTCGGCCTGGGCGGGCAGGACCTGATGGCGGTCTCGAAGTCGTCGGGCGACGGCGGCGCCTTCGGCCAGACGGACGGCCCCAAGGAGTACGACCCCGAGCGCGCCGTCATCCAGGTCGGACCAGGCTTCAACCTCGAGGCGCTCGACGAGGCCGACCTCGCACTCATGAGGGGCCTGCCGGGGGTCGCCAGCGTGGAGCCCGTCCGGCTGGTGGCGCCCAGGTACGTTCAGCACGGCGACGGCAAGCGCTACGAGCTGTTCGTCTCCCCCGCCCCTAGCGGCCTCACCGTCGACCTGGCCGCCGGCGCGCAGATCTCGCCCGCCGGCGTGAGTGAACCGCGCGGGGGCGGGGCTCCTCTGCCGGAGCTGCTGCTCCCGCTGGCTTACGTGACGCCCCTGGGCTTCGCCTCCCCCGCCGAGGCGGTCGGCGCGACGCTCACCATCGGCGTCGCCGACCGCTTCGCGAAGCTCCACGTCGTCGAGGCCGTGGTGGCGGGAGTACAGCAACCAAGCCTGTTCGGGGACGCGGTCGCCGCCTCCACCCCGCTGGTGGACGCCCTGTACGCCGCGCAGACCACCGGCCTCCCCGCGGCCGTGACCGGCGTCTTCCGCGGCGCGACCATCCACATGACGCCGTCCCTCGGCCGCGACGGCGTCGCGGCGCTCAAGGCGGCCCTGCGCGAGCACGGCATGCTGGGGCGGACGTTGGCGGACCAGCTCGGCGCCGTCAACAGCGTGATCATGGGGTTGGTGGGCGTCCTCAACGCCTTCGCGGGCATCGCGCTCTTGGCGGCGGGCTTCGGCATCGTCAACACGCTCTTCATGGCGGTGCAGGAGCGCACCAGCGAGATCGGGTTGATGAAGGCCATGGGCATGGGCGCCGGTCGCATATTCGCGCTGTTCTCCACCGAGGCGGTGGTCATCGGTTTCCTGGGCAGCGCGGTGGGGGCGCTCGCGGCCATCGCCCTCGGGACGATAGTGAGCGACAGGCTCGCCCGCGGCCCCCTCGCCGACCTGTCCGGGCTGCGCGTGCTCGCGTTCGACCCGCTGCAGGTCCTCGGGGTGACGCTGGTGGTGATGACGATCGCCTTCCTCGCCGGGACGCTCCCGGCTCGCCGGGCGGCGCGGCAGAACCCGATAGACGCGCTCAGGTACGAGTGA
- a CDS encoding VOC family protein: protein MVEKTAIQQGLPVWADVTAADVPAAADFYQHVFGWEYRVAPSELAYYHTALDAGRAAAGLGVLPSPDSPADWTVYFAVDDVRKAVAKANELGAVIVMEPTEIPQQAMIAAAVAPGGARFGMWQAFHNHGFAARAEHGAFVWCDVSVTDAPAAVAFYGALFGFEGAARESGPGQLLKLGGKPVAGVSARASDPGEDAWTVYFQVHDADAAVAAVQAGGGDVLSGPTDSPFGRVAVCADENGARFAVVNP from the coding sequence ATGGTCGAGAAGACCGCCATCCAGCAGGGGCTGCCCGTGTGGGCAGACGTCACCGCCGCCGACGTGCCGGCCGCGGCCGACTTCTACCAGCACGTGTTCGGCTGGGAGTACCGCGTGGCGCCCTCCGAGCTCGCCTACTACCACACGGCCCTCGACGCGGGGCGGGCCGCGGCCGGCCTCGGCGTCCTCCCCAGCCCCGACAGCCCGGCCGACTGGACCGTCTACTTCGCCGTCGACGACGTGCGCAAAGCCGTGGCAAAGGCGAACGAGCTGGGCGCGGTCATCGTGATGGAGCCAACGGAGATCCCGCAGCAGGCGATGATCGCGGCCGCGGTCGCGCCCGGCGGGGCGCGCTTCGGCATGTGGCAGGCGTTCCACAACCACGGCTTCGCCGCGCGCGCCGAGCACGGCGCCTTCGTCTGGTGCGACGTCAGCGTGACCGACGCTCCCGCCGCGGTGGCGTTCTACGGCGCGCTCTTCGGCTTCGAGGGCGCCGCCCGCGAGTCCGGGCCTGGGCAGCTCCTGAAGCTCGGCGGCAAGCCGGTCGCCGGCGTGAGCGCGCGCGCCTCGGACCCCGGCGAAGACGCCTGGACGGTCTACTTCCAGGTGCACGACGCGGACGCCGCCGTGGCGGCCGTGCAGGCCGGCGGCGGTGACGTCCTCTCCGGACCGACGGACTCCCCCTTCGGCCGCGTCGCGGTGTGCGCCGACGAGAACGGGGCGCGCTTCGCGGTCGTCAACCCATGA
- a CDS encoding tellurite resistance/C4-dicarboxylate transporter family protein: MATGIVANAIDLVGLGGAALLLTWLNLVTYAALCLLYLARLALFPRRVVADFVDHRRGPGYFTWVAATSVLGGQALLLLGDRPLAVALWWLTAGLWLFVTYGFFAAVTLGRRKPRLDQAIGGAWLLAVVATQSVALLAGQLGSTGWGGADAAFVALCLFLAGGILYLLVIGLIFYRFTFLPLDAAHLAPPYWINMGALAIATLTGATLLAHRAAEPYWAGLTPFLLGFTLLFWAFGSWWIPLLVVFGSWRHLVARYPLEYAAEYWGLVFPLGMYSVASRQLALHVGVELLGWVADAFAWLALGAWLLAYGGMWASGFGSGWGRGRRRPGRR, translated from the coding sequence ATGGCCACCGGCATCGTCGCCAACGCCATCGACCTGGTCGGGTTGGGCGGGGCCGCGCTCCTCCTCACCTGGCTCAACCTCGTCACCTACGCCGCGCTCTGCCTCCTCTACCTCGCCAGGCTCGCACTCTTCCCCCGCAGGGTCGTGGCCGACTTCGTCGATCACCGCCGCGGACCCGGCTACTTCACCTGGGTGGCCGCCACCTCCGTCCTAGGGGGCCAGGCGCTCCTGCTCCTCGGCGACCGTCCCCTCGCCGTGGCCCTCTGGTGGCTGACGGCCGGGCTCTGGCTGTTCGTCACCTACGGCTTCTTCGCGGCGGTGACGCTGGGGCGGCGCAAGCCGCGCCTCGACCAGGCCATCGGCGGGGCCTGGCTCCTGGCGGTGGTGGCCACGCAGTCGGTCGCGCTCCTCGCCGGCCAACTGGGGTCGACCGGTTGGGGCGGCGCGGACGCCGCCTTCGTGGCGCTATGCCTCTTCCTGGCCGGAGGCATCCTCTACCTACTGGTCATCGGGCTCATCTTCTACCGCTTCACCTTCCTGCCCCTCGACGCCGCCCACCTCGCCCCGCCCTACTGGATCAACATGGGTGCGCTCGCCATCGCGACCCTGACGGGCGCGACCCTCCTCGCTCACCGCGCCGCCGAGCCGTACTGGGCGGGGTTGACGCCCTTCCTGCTCGGCTTCACGCTGCTCTTCTGGGCGTTCGGGAGCTGGTGGATCCCACTGCTCGTGGTGTTCGGCAGCTGGCGGCACCTGGTGGCCCGCTACCCGCTCGAGTACGCGGCCGAGTACTGGGGCCTCGTGTTCCCGCTCGGCATGTACTCCGTGGCAAGCCGCCAACTGGCACTCCACGTCGGCGTGGAGCTTCTGGGTTGGGTGGCGGACGCGTTCGCCTGGCTGGCGCTCGGCGCCTGGCTGCTGGCCTACGGCGGCATGTGGGCGTCCGGCTTCGGGTCGGGCTGGGGTCGAGGGCGGCGCCGGCCGGGTCGGCGGTGA
- a CDS encoding polysaccharide pyruvyl transferase family protein produces the protein MRLCLVNDSSHNPNWGCRATSTALREGLEGAGHEVVTTIYLEELQGLTPADRRSTRRVTAFLARYGPRRPFVRALAATAYDKVRPHLPDVVPADRSGLERAEDRMLAGAILESMLERLRPVDGVVVNGEGAVYGAQRKGRALMLLAHVAKERLGKWVGLVNHTADLADPAMAAFAERVYPTLDLVTFRDGLSLAACAAFLPGGRLVPDAAFTLTPSPRDEWLPQARRPGYFDVWPDRARFDPGRPYVAVGGSALLVRAAGSPEARAGFAALAAALLAAGTQVVLTASDLPDERLFRPLAAELGLPLIGLATPVPQALDVLAGADVYVGGRWHPAIFALLGGTPFVPLSSNSHKLRALAEEFGMPQPAGDALDLGGSVARVTALVAEHRLAGDALRARLRAAAAEHRLEAAALPGLVPLSRGAAPTAGTDERAVSAAA, from the coding sequence ATGCGACTCTGCCTCGTCAACGACAGTTCCCACAACCCCAACTGGGGCTGCCGCGCCACCAGCACGGCCCTCAGGGAGGGTCTCGAGGGGGCGGGGCACGAGGTCGTGACGACCATCTACCTGGAGGAGCTGCAGGGCCTCACGCCCGCCGACCGCCGCAGCACGCGCCGGGTCACGGCCTTCCTGGCGCGCTACGGTCCCCGGCGGCCGTTCGTGCGGGCCCTGGCGGCGACGGCGTACGACAAGGTAAGGCCGCACCTGCCCGACGTCGTCCCGGCGGACCGGTCCGGCCTGGAGCGCGCCGAGGACCGGATGCTGGCCGGCGCCATCCTCGAATCGATGCTGGAGCGGCTACGGCCGGTCGACGGCGTGGTGGTGAACGGCGAGGGCGCCGTGTACGGCGCGCAACGCAAGGGGCGCGCGCTCATGCTCCTGGCGCACGTAGCCAAGGAGCGGCTCGGCAAGTGGGTGGGCCTCGTGAACCACACGGCGGACCTGGCCGACCCGGCCATGGCGGCCTTCGCCGAGCGCGTCTACCCCACCCTCGACCTGGTCACGTTCCGCGACGGCCTGTCGCTCGCGGCCTGCGCCGCCTTCCTACCTGGCGGCCGCCTGGTGCCCGACGCGGCCTTCACCCTGACGCCGTCGCCGCGCGACGAGTGGCTCCCCCAGGCGCGGCGGCCGGGCTACTTCGACGTGTGGCCCGACCGGGCGCGCTTCGACCCGGGGCGCCCGTACGTCGCCGTCGGCGGCAGCGCACTCCTGGTGCGCGCGGCGGGCTCCCCTGAGGCGCGCGCGGGGTTCGCGGCGTTGGCCGCCGCGTTGCTGGCGGCCGGCACCCAGGTGGTGCTCACCGCCTCGGACCTGCCCGACGAGCGCCTGTTCCGACCGTTGGCGGCCGAGCTCGGGCTGCCGCTCATCGGCCTGGCCACGCCCGTGCCGCAAGCACTCGACGTGTTGGCGGGAGCCGACGTCTACGTGGGCGGGCGCTGGCACCCGGCCATCTTCGCGCTCCTCGGCGGCACGCCGTTCGTGCCCCTCAGCTCCAACTCGCACAAGCTGCGGGCGCTGGCCGAGGAGTTCGGCATGCCCCAGCCTGCCGGAGACGCGCTCGACCTGGGTGGGTCGGTGGCGCGGGTCACCGCCCTGGTCGCCGAGCACCGGCTCGCAGGTGACGCCCTGCGGGCCCGGCTGCGCGCGGCCGCCGCCGAGCACCGGCTCGAGGCTGCCGCGCTCCCCGGCCTCGTCCCGCTGAGTCGCGGCGCGGCGCCGACCGCCGGGACCGACGAGCGCGCCGTGAGCGCGGCCGCGTGA